In Bosea sp. Tri-49, a genomic segment contains:
- a CDS encoding AI-2E family transporter — translation MPAIETSSAMQNPATKSPINSVANVATGAFIIAALYFGREVFVPVALAILFSFVLAPLVKGLQKLRVPRALAVFTVVLIAFATLAILTMAMVSQATQLAGQLPTYQSTMRAKISALKGSEAGSGVLSRAADILQDLSKELDRPKAEFPPSTEIAGRSREGRPIPVEVHQPEPGAIETLQAFLSPLIHPLTTTGIVLIFVIFILLKREDLRNRFIRLTGTHDLQKTTAAFDDAARRLSRLFLTQLIVNAGFGVVIGCGLWAIGVPSSLLWGILAAILRFIPYLGAVLSAVFPMVIAASVDPGWMMLALTAGLFVIAEPLVGHVIEPLAYGRSTGLSPVAIVVAATFWTWLWGPIGLVLATPLTVCLVVLGRHVERLEFLDVMLGDRPPLSAPEIFYQRILAGDPAEAADKAEEVLKERSLSAYYDEVALEGLRLAAADEARGVLDAARRNQILATVREVVEDLADHDDSRPVLDAAAADPETEAAVEQTDESEGTSDLPILAAAELGETFAGRDRVVCIGARSQLDEAAALMLSQILEKHGLAAEALPPNTLLTSGMVQLAERDPALICLCYIGPQSAVHMKYALRRLRRHMPLAILVLGQLSQVSDPKADDKGPLLADAVETSLRGICRVCLKFAAKGAPA, via the coding sequence ATGCCCGCGATCGAGACTTCCTCTGCCATGCAAAATCCGGCAACGAAGTCGCCAATTAACAGCGTTGCCAACGTTGCTACCGGCGCTTTCATCATTGCCGCGTTGTATTTCGGACGCGAGGTTTTCGTCCCGGTAGCGCTCGCAATCCTATTCAGTTTCGTCCTGGCGCCGCTGGTGAAGGGATTGCAGAAGCTTCGTGTTCCGCGAGCATTGGCGGTCTTCACGGTTGTCCTGATTGCGTTTGCGACCTTGGCTATCTTGACGATGGCTATGGTTAGCCAAGCGACCCAACTGGCGGGGCAGCTGCCGACCTATCAAAGCACGATGCGCGCAAAGATCTCCGCTTTGAAAGGCTCGGAAGCGGGGAGTGGAGTGTTGAGCCGGGCAGCGGATATTCTGCAAGACCTGAGCAAGGAACTTGACCGCCCCAAGGCAGAATTTCCTCCGTCGACCGAGATAGCCGGCCGTTCTCGAGAGGGGCGTCCGATCCCAGTCGAAGTGCACCAACCCGAGCCCGGTGCGATCGAAACTCTGCAGGCATTTCTGTCCCCGCTAATTCACCCTCTAACCACGACGGGTATTGTTCTGATCTTCGTGATCTTCATCCTTCTGAAGCGCGAGGATCTTCGAAATCGGTTCATCCGGTTGACTGGTACCCACGACCTGCAGAAGACCACGGCCGCGTTCGATGATGCCGCCAGGCGCTTGAGTCGATTGTTCCTCACCCAACTCATCGTCAATGCAGGCTTTGGAGTGGTGATCGGTTGCGGCCTTTGGGCCATCGGCGTTCCCAGTTCGCTGCTATGGGGCATTCTGGCGGCAATCCTGCGCTTCATTCCTTATCTCGGGGCGGTGCTTTCGGCCGTCTTCCCGATGGTGATCGCCGCATCGGTCGATCCCGGGTGGATGATGCTCGCATTGACAGCCGGATTGTTCGTCATCGCAGAACCGCTCGTGGGACATGTGATCGAACCGTTGGCCTATGGCCGCTCTACCGGACTATCGCCCGTCGCCATCGTGGTCGCAGCGACATTCTGGACCTGGTTATGGGGCCCCATCGGCCTCGTTCTGGCGACGCCATTGACCGTTTGCCTCGTGGTACTGGGCCGACATGTCGAAAGACTGGAATTTCTGGACGTCATGCTCGGGGATCGGCCTCCGCTGTCCGCCCCGGAGATTTTCTATCAGCGCATCCTTGCTGGAGATCCGGCGGAAGCAGCCGACAAGGCTGAAGAGGTACTGAAGGAACGCTCGCTCTCCGCCTATTACGACGAAGTCGCGCTCGAGGGCTTGCGGCTCGCGGCAGCGGATGAAGCGCGTGGCGTCCTCGATGCCGCTCGCCGAAATCAAATTCTCGCGACAGTGCGCGAGGTCGTTGAAGATCTGGCTGACCATGACGACAGCCGACCGGTACTTGACGCTGCCGCAGCAGATCCGGAGACCGAGGCCGCCGTTGAACAGACAGATGAAAGTGAAGGCACTTCCGATCTGCCGATTCTCGCCGCGGCTGAGCTTGGCGAGACGTTCGCGGGCCGAGATCGCGTCGTCTGCATCGGGGCAAGGTCACAACTCGACGAGGCGGCTGCCCTGATGCTGAGCCAGATTTTGGAAAAGCACGGATTGGCAGCGGAGGCCTTGCCGCCAAACACCTTGTTGACCTCGGGCATGGTGCAACTTGCTGAGCGCGATCCAGCCTTGATCTGCCTCTGCTATATCGGCCCGCAGAGCGCTGTGCACATGAAATATGCCCTTCGCCGCCTCCGCCGTCACATGCCCTTGGCAATCCTTGTTCTTGGGCAGCTGTCGCAAGTTTCGGATCCCAAAGCGGACGATAAAGGCCCGTTGCTGGCCGATGCTGTGGAAACCTCTCTCCGAGGCATCTGCAGGGTCTGTCTGAAATTCGCGGCGAAGGGAGCTCCGGCGTGA
- a CDS encoding ArdC family protein: protein MTAKDRETRSDIYTRITERIVADLENGTRPWVQPWNAGKASGRITRPLRHNGQPYTGLNVLLLWSEAVARGYSTTIWMTFRQANELGAHVRKGESGATVVYASRFTKTEVDAAGGEVERDIPFLKAYTVFNCDQIEGLPDHYYQRPEPPADPLVRIEHADRFFANTGVVIRHGGSKAFYAPGSDSIQMPELQSFRDAESYVAVLGHECVHWAGAPHRLNRDLSRYHKDLTERAREELIADIGACFLCADLDIVPELEPRPDHASYVASWLKLLDGDRRAIFQAAAHAQRAVAYLHDLQPLAKCRQEAA, encoded by the coding sequence ATGACGGCCAAGGATAGGGAAACGCGCTCCGACATCTATACGCGCATCACCGAACGCATCGTGGCGGATCTCGAGAACGGCACCCGTCCCTGGGTCCAGCCCTGGAATGCGGGCAAGGCGAGTGGACGGATCACCCGGCCGCTGCGCCACAATGGCCAGCCCTATACCGGGCTGAATGTCCTGCTGCTCTGGTCGGAAGCGGTGGCGCGCGGCTACTCGACGACGATCTGGATGACGTTTCGCCAGGCGAACGAGCTCGGCGCCCATGTGCGCAAAGGCGAAAGCGGCGCGACCGTCGTCTATGCCAGCCGCTTCACCAAGACGGAGGTCGATGCCGCCGGCGGCGAGGTCGAGCGGGATATCCCGTTCCTCAAGGCCTATACCGTCTTCAATTGCGACCAGATTGAAGGCTTGCCCGATCACTATTACCAGCGCCCGGAGCCGCCGGCCGATCCGCTGGTGCGGATCGAGCACGCCGACCGCTTCTTCGCCAACACCGGCGTGGTGATCCGTCACGGCGGCTCGAAGGCGTTCTACGCGCCGGGCAGCGACAGCATCCAGATGCCGGAATTGCAGAGCTTCCGCGATGCCGAATCCTATGTTGCGGTCCTCGGCCATGAATGCGTCCACTGGGCGGGCGCACCGCATCGGCTGAACCGGGATCTCAGCCGCTATCACAAGGACCTGACAGAGCGGGCCCGGGAAGAGCTGATCGCGGATATCGGCGCCTGCTTCCTCTGCGCCGATCTCGATATCGTGCCGGAGCTCGAGCCGCGCCCCGACCATGCCAGCTATGTCGCCTCGTGGCTCAAGCTGCTCGATGGCGACCGCCGGGCGATCTTCCAGGCGGCTGCCCACGCCCAGCGTGCCGTCGCCTATCTCCATGATCTTCAGCCCCTGGCGAAATGCCGGCAGGAGGCGGCCTGA
- a CDS encoding DUF736 domain-containing protein, producing MAVIGEFKSNGNGIVGNVRTLSVRFQARLLPIERVSRDAPDFRVTGNGAEVGAGWNAVSGDGEPYISLKLDDPSFNAPITAALWPGETEGNYTLIWNRPKREA from the coding sequence ATGGCTGTCATCGGCGAATTCAAGAGCAACGGCAACGGCATCGTCGGCAACGTCCGCACCCTCAGCGTCCGCTTCCAGGCCCGCCTGCTCCCGATCGAGCGTGTCTCGCGCGACGCCCCGGACTTCCGCGTCACCGGCAACGGCGCCGAGGTCGGCGCGGGCTGGAATGCGGTCTCCGGCGACGGCGAGCCCTACATCTCGCTCAAGCTCGACGATCCGAGCTTCAACGCTCCGATCACCGCGGCACTCTGGCCGGGCGAGACTGAAGGGAACTACACCCTGATCTGGAACCGCCCGAAGCGGGAGGCCTGA
- a CDS encoding DUF1173 domain-containing protein, with product MRRFEIAGRIRTEDDPAVPAAIAAAYRDRMRPLCLCREPGIPMYVAAVGEQFVVKRMPLSGGQHDPTCDSYEPPVDLSGLGPLMGSAVRLDPASGMAALRLEFSLTRTGSRAAPTPGATESTSVKSEARRLSLRGLLHLLWNEAGLTKWTSAWAGKRHWWNVRYHLIEAARTMLVKGAPLSEVLLIPEPFRAANKDAIEQRRAAALSAVQPQKTGPRKLMVLVGEVKEFQPARGGHRLIVKHLPGFPFLLDDRSWVRVQARFEAELALWAANDASHLITVATFGLNAAGLAIVEEIALMVVAQNWIPYESAQELRLVEVLAKTREQSIKGLRYASPADQPIVAALLMQHRPRPLALFVVPASADDAYEAALEEMIAARPEMDSWIWHVSQGEMPALPAR from the coding sequence ATGCGCCGGTTCGAGATCGCAGGACGCATTCGGACCGAAGACGATCCGGCAGTGCCGGCGGCGATCGCGGCGGCTTATCGCGATCGGATGCGCCCGCTGTGTCTGTGCCGCGAGCCCGGCATCCCGATGTATGTCGCGGCGGTGGGAGAGCAATTCGTCGTCAAACGCATGCCGCTCAGCGGCGGCCAGCACGATCCCACCTGCGATTCTTATGAGCCGCCGGTCGATCTGTCGGGACTCGGCCCGCTGATGGGCAGTGCCGTCCGGCTCGATCCTGCGAGCGGCATGGCGGCTCTGCGGCTGGAGTTCAGCCTGACGCGAACCGGCAGCCGGGCCGCGCCGACGCCAGGCGCAACGGAATCGACCTCGGTGAAGAGCGAGGCACGCCGGCTGTCGCTGCGCGGGTTGCTGCATCTGCTCTGGAACGAGGCCGGCCTGACCAAATGGACCTCGGCCTGGGCCGGCAAGCGCCACTGGTGGAACGTCCGCTACCATCTGATCGAAGCAGCCAGGACCATGCTGGTGAAGGGTGCGCCGCTCAGCGAGGTCCTGCTGATCCCCGAGCCTTTCCGCGCGGCGAACAAGGATGCGATCGAGCAGCGGCGCGCCGCCGCGCTGAGCGCGGTCCAGCCACAGAAGACCGGCCCGCGTAAACTCATGGTGCTGGTCGGGGAGGTCAAGGAGTTCCAGCCGGCGCGCGGCGGCCATCGGCTCATCGTCAAGCATTTGCCCGGCTTTCCGTTCCTGCTCGACGACAGGAGCTGGGTCCGCGTGCAGGCGCGCTTCGAAGCGGAGCTCGCGCTATGGGCGGCGAATGATGCCTCCCACCTGATCACGGTCGCGACCTTCGGACTCAATGCCGCCGGTCTCGCGATCGTCGAGGAGATCGCGTTGATGGTCGTGGCGCAGAACTGGATCCCCTATGAATCCGCCCAGGAGCTACGCCTCGTCGAGGTGCTGGCGAAGACGCGCGAGCAGAGCATCAAGGGCCTGCGCTATGCCTCGCCAGCCGACCAGCCGATCGTGGCGGCGCTGTTGATGCAGCACCGGCCACGGCCACTCGCCCTCTTCGTCGTGCCGGCCAGCGCCGACGATGCCTATGAGGCCGCGCTCGAGGAGATGATCGCCGCTCGGCCCGAGATGGATAGCTGGATCTGGCACGTGAGCCAGGGCGAGATGCCGGCTTTACCTGCCCGGTAG
- a CDS encoding transglutaminase-like domain-containing protein, with product MLRFIITLRGSAMQIRVGYRIEIVTAQTTPAVVLLDPHPSRGKDVVGQPTPQIKSIIDGRNVPVEEYTDGFGNQCRRLVIPQGGAIFTNDVIVRDTGIPDQFDKNAPEVWPGDLPAELIEYTLSSRYCEVDELSATAWNLFGSFAPGWNRVQQICNYVNAQIRFDYRFARNTRTAVQAMNERVGVCRDFTHLAIALCRAMNIPARYCNGFLGDIGVPRDPAPMDYNAWFEAYLGGKWYIFDARHNMPRIGRVLVARGRDAADIPMIHTYGPHGLQRFDILTEEVIASGASS from the coding sequence ATGTTGCGCTTCATCATCACTCTCAGAGGCAGCGCAATGCAAATCCGCGTCGGCTACCGGATCGAGATCGTCACCGCACAAACAACTCCGGCGGTGGTCCTACTCGACCCTCATCCTAGCCGCGGCAAGGACGTGGTTGGTCAGCCGACGCCGCAGATTAAATCGATCATCGACGGCAGGAATGTGCCGGTCGAGGAATACACGGACGGCTTCGGCAACCAGTGTCGCCGGCTGGTTATACCGCAGGGAGGAGCGATCTTCACAAACGATGTGATCGTCCGCGACACGGGGATTCCGGACCAGTTCGATAAGAACGCACCGGAAGTCTGGCCAGGCGACCTGCCGGCTGAGCTCATCGAATATACTTTGTCCAGCCGGTACTGTGAGGTCGACGAGCTATCTGCGACCGCGTGGAATTTGTTCGGCAGTTTTGCCCCCGGTTGGAATCGGGTTCAGCAAATCTGCAATTACGTGAACGCGCAAATCCGATTCGACTATCGGTTCGCCAGAAACACGCGCACCGCTGTTCAAGCGATGAATGAACGCGTCGGTGTATGCCGGGATTTCACCCATCTTGCCATTGCTCTATGCCGTGCCATGAACATCCCGGCACGGTACTGCAACGGCTTCCTCGGTGACATCGGCGTGCCCCGCGATCCTGCACCGATGGATTACAACGCCTGGTTCGAGGCCTATCTCGGGGGCAAGTGGTACATCTTCGATGCCCGCCACAACATGCCGCGCATCGGTCGAGTGCTGGTCGCAAGGGGGCGAGACGCCGCGGATATCCCGATGATCCACACCTACGGTCCGCACGGACTTCAGCGGTTCGATATCCTCACCGAGGAGGTAATCGCCTCGGGAGCCTCTTCCTGA
- a CDS encoding type II toxin-antitoxin system VapC family toxin: MKGWLLDTNVVAALINPQGAPSVKSWAAAQDERFFHISVLTLAEYDKGNLADDHADRPRYIAARDALEVRFGERILSLTDEVVRRWGRLAGEVKRASGHPPPVIDTMLAATAIEHDLYLVIRNVKDARPSGALIFDPWNNDPAKFPLSARAGRVR; encoded by the coding sequence TTGAAGGGCTGGCTGCTGGACACCAATGTCGTCGCCGCGCTGATCAATCCGCAGGGAGCGCCATCCGTGAAGTCCTGGGCGGCAGCGCAGGACGAGCGCTTCTTCCACATCAGCGTTCTCACACTCGCCGAGTACGACAAGGGCAACCTTGCGGACGATCACGCCGACCGGCCTCGATACATCGCGGCGCGCGATGCGCTGGAAGTGCGGTTCGGGGAGCGAATCCTGTCGCTGACCGACGAGGTCGTGCGGCGATGGGGTCGTCTCGCCGGCGAGGTGAAGCGCGCATCCGGACATCCACCACCGGTGATCGATACGATGCTCGCTGCTACGGCGATCGAGCATGATCTCTACCTAGTCATCCGCAACGTGAAGGATGCGCGGCCATCCGGCGCGCTCATCTTCGATCCGTGGAATAACGATCCGGCGAAATTTCCGCTCAGCGCGCGAGCCGGCCGAGTGAGATAG
- a CDS encoding HU family DNA-binding protein, protein MTTATEIADTIAGEQKLTKAQAKAIVESVFRQIAEAAKGGAETNIPGFGKFKVKDKPAREARNPSTGATIKVAASKKLTFTPAKAVKDALNG, encoded by the coding sequence ATGACCACAGCGACCGAGATTGCCGACACGATCGCCGGCGAGCAGAAGCTGACGAAGGCGCAAGCGAAGGCTATCGTCGAGAGCGTGTTCCGGCAGATCGCCGAGGCTGCGAAGGGCGGGGCCGAGACGAATATTCCTGGCTTCGGCAAGTTCAAGGTGAAGGACAAGCCAGCGCGAGAGGCACGCAACCCGTCGACCGGCGCTACCATCAAAGTCGCCGCATCGAAGAAGCTGACCTTCACGCCGGCGAAGGCCGTGAAGGACGCGCTCAACGGCTGA
- a CDS encoding type II toxin-antitoxin system Phd/YefM family antitoxin translates to MTKQANLKTVKAVGRQTPVGRWKLEDAKARFSEVVRHARENGPQRVTVRGHDAVVVMSVEEFERLVPEKPRAPFVEFMESLHLGGLNLEREMDRGRDVER, encoded by the coding sequence ATGACCAAGCAAGCGAACCTGAAGACTGTGAAGGCAGTCGGACGCCAGACCCCGGTGGGACGGTGGAAGCTCGAAGACGCCAAGGCGCGGTTCAGCGAGGTGGTGCGGCATGCGCGCGAGAACGGGCCGCAACGCGTGACCGTGCGCGGGCACGACGCTGTCGTCGTGATGAGCGTCGAGGAGTTTGAGCGCCTCGTGCCGGAGAAGCCGCGGGCGCCGTTCGTCGAGTTCATGGAAAGCCTTCATCTTGGCGGGCTCAATCTGGAGCGCGAGATGGATCGCGGACGGGACGTCGAACGTTGA
- a CDS encoding relaxase/mobilization nuclease domain-containing protein gives MSRAGQIAWWTERVAAARDGIAQAREERRRPQAARLEEHRQRSRGFSARPTAMPHAHKLIRGETIAGGLDAERQRELPPGPKGRGSGPAGARRVGAPGPIAGGLAGGGEAVGRARMLAAGYQPAVVKVVSYASGVPRATATGQYVLREDVPLETHDGRMLADREAVADEIKAWAVGFSKRAESQDVGTVRLTLRDAPASPGGRATYEKAVAAAFEGHRFAYRFDTTSEGMLEARVVLTMAGAAKERFRSRMVEGGAPTRGQRQFDRASEAKIKDRIAAATAIPADRVGVVLDATGHGRDGVTHQLHRLIAKGPAVDDRNRTLANVADVKTAARDWGPSLRSQSTRDTMHVILSAKAGTDVEALRRAARSFLQDRFADHKFIFGVHTDKEAEGHIHAHAVITVKSESGRKLHPSRDTFREWRQAYAEHAQAEGLKIVATGAGERASSQSYGPRDKAIVEVADRPRPERAARDRTYAADPANRRMIDNARQRIAVARANRIRMAVSDSELRVVNDSMRAWRALLGEQPENGIAKEMLERLTFAQTLGGILNTIAQRVEHLTREGANMAGTSEQMARDLRLMNEAVSRTSDLLDGVTKQQFREASARYLETLANRLDLQRVSERGVQQMSRAEVEVIVGANADWLIQRANSVQAKETREAQAAARLADRAVETERQNEATAGLDPAYQRDLAASRDVVRGAARSAAQEAREARAATEAARSLARHPGERLSVAVAQTDALAQLRIEQERVIREIEASERAESQSQKGQRMGEGRRGRS, from the coding sequence ATGAGCCGCGCCGGCCAGATCGCCTGGTGGACGGAGCGGGTCGCTGCGGCTCGCGACGGGATAGCGCAGGCGCGCGAGGAACGGCGCAGGCCGCAGGCTGCGCGGCTAGAGGAGCACCGCCAGCGGAGCCGCGGCTTCTCGGCGCGTCCAACCGCGATGCCCCACGCCCATAAACTCATCCGAGGTGAGACGATCGCAGGTGGGCTCGATGCGGAGCGCCAGAGGGAGCTTCCGCCCGGGCCGAAAGGCCGCGGCAGCGGTCCGGCCGGGGCGCGCCGTGTTGGGGCCCCTGGACCAATTGCCGGCGGCCTCGCCGGCGGGGGCGAGGCTGTCGGCCGGGCCCGGATGCTCGCGGCTGGCTATCAGCCTGCGGTCGTCAAGGTGGTGTCCTATGCCAGTGGCGTCCCCCGCGCGACGGCCACCGGCCAGTACGTGCTGCGCGAGGATGTTCCGCTCGAGACCCATGACGGACGGATGCTGGCGGATCGGGAGGCGGTCGCTGACGAAATCAAGGCCTGGGCGGTGGGCTTTTCGAAGCGCGCTGAGAGCCAGGATGTTGGAACGGTGCGCCTGACGCTCCGCGACGCTCCCGCCAGCCCGGGAGGCAGGGCGACCTATGAAAAGGCGGTCGCTGCGGCCTTCGAAGGCCATCGTTTCGCCTATCGGTTCGATACTACATCCGAAGGGATGCTGGAAGCGCGTGTGGTCCTCACGATGGCCGGCGCCGCGAAGGAGCGGTTTCGCTCTCGGATGGTGGAGGGCGGAGCGCCAACGAGGGGACAACGACAATTCGATCGGGCGTCGGAAGCGAAGATCAAGGACAGGATCGCTGCTGCGACGGCTATTCCGGCGGATCGGGTCGGCGTCGTTTTGGACGCGACCGGGCATGGCCGTGACGGGGTGACCCATCAGTTGCACCGCTTGATCGCGAAGGGGCCGGCGGTGGACGACCGTAATAGAACGCTCGCCAACGTCGCAGACGTCAAAACTGCCGCGCGGGACTGGGGACCATCGCTGCGTTCGCAATCCACGCGCGATACCATGCATGTGATCCTCTCGGCCAAGGCGGGCACTGATGTGGAGGCATTGCGACGCGCCGCCCGGTCTTTCCTGCAGGACCGCTTCGCCGACCACAAATTCATATTCGGCGTCCATACCGACAAAGAAGCGGAGGGGCACATTCATGCCCATGCCGTTATCACGGTGAAGAGCGAATCCGGCCGGAAACTGCATCCGAGCCGCGACACCTTTCGTGAGTGGCGCCAGGCCTATGCCGAGCATGCGCAGGCCGAGGGCCTGAAGATCGTCGCGACGGGCGCGGGGGAGCGCGCCTCCTCGCAGAGTTATGGCCCGAGGGATAAGGCGATCGTCGAGGTAGCTGATCGACCACGGCCCGAGCGCGCGGCGCGGGATCGTACCTATGCCGCGGATCCGGCAAACCGGCGGATGATCGATAACGCTCGCCAACGCATCGCCGTGGCGCGGGCCAATCGGATTAGGATGGCCGTATCGGACTCCGAACTCCGCGTGGTGAATGACAGCATGCGTGCTTGGCGGGCCCTTCTCGGAGAACAGCCTGAGAACGGGATCGCCAAGGAGATGCTTGAGCGTCTGACTTTTGCGCAGACACTCGGAGGCATTCTCAACACGATCGCGCAACGCGTGGAACATCTGACAAGGGAGGGAGCCAATATGGCCGGGACGTCCGAACAAATGGCAAGGGATCTGCGCCTGATGAACGAGGCCGTCTCACGTACCAGTGACCTGCTCGACGGCGTGACGAAGCAGCAGTTCCGGGAGGCGTCGGCGCGCTATCTGGAGACCTTAGCCAATCGGCTCGATCTCCAGCGCGTCTCCGAGCGTGGCGTGCAGCAGATGAGCCGCGCCGAGGTCGAGGTGATCGTCGGTGCCAATGCCGACTGGCTGATCCAGCGGGCGAATAGTGTTCAGGCGAAGGAGACGCGGGAAGCACAGGCCGCTGCCAGACTGGCAGATCGCGCTGTCGAAACGGAACGGCAAAACGAGGCGACAGCCGGCCTGGATCCAGCGTACCAGCGTGACCTCGCGGCCTCACGGGATGTCGTGAGGGGAGCGGCGCGCTCCGCTGCCCAGGAAGCGCGTGAGGCAAGAGCCGCGACGGAAGCGGCGCGCTCATTGGCGCGGCATCCGGGAGAGCGGCTCTCGGTCGCAGTGGCTCAGACCGATGCGCTCGCGCAATTGCGCATCGAACAGGAGCGTGTCATCCGCGAGATCGAGGCGAGTGAACGCGCCGAGTCCCAATCGCAAAAGGGGCAGCGGATGGGCGAAGGACGGAGAGGGCGCTCCTGA
- a CDS encoding helix-turn-helix transcriptional regulator: MPVRKPQPIDHSILNEMIAIRLQQLEIENGGMEALLPKTGLARQTYYQLLRGIGNPTLKTLERLASSLNMTVFELLGFEVDDARRALQKGGVDYDDLSSAIAKKNRAQRTLARETRSRKLPS; encoded by the coding sequence ATGCCCGTTCGCAAACCCCAGCCGATCGATCACTCGATCCTCAATGAAATGATTGCGATCCGGCTGCAGCAGCTCGAAATCGAGAACGGCGGCATGGAAGCGCTTCTGCCGAAGACAGGCCTCGCGCGCCAGACCTATTACCAACTGCTCCGTGGTATCGGGAATCCGACTCTGAAGACGCTCGAACGCCTCGCCTCGAGCCTGAATATGACGGTGTTCGAGCTTCTCGGCTTCGAAGTCGACGACGCTCGCCGGGCGTTGCAGAAGGGCGGGGTCGACTACGACGATCTGAGTTCCGCCATCGCCAAGAAGAACCGGGCTCAGCGCACGCTCGCGCGTGAAACACGGTCACGCAAGCTCCCGTCATAG
- a CDS encoding ParA family protein, protein MPSIFAVANPKGGSGKTTVAIILAGEFARHGYAVAIIDADPQGSSYQWHASSIARGMTPQGIDLVRAADEAALDAAIADLDRYDVVVIDTPGYYGNVLIQSALRADLVVLPCKVHTFDASQVVRTIRNLEQHAAASALPMSQHRVLFNEYDSLDRNTRPLREVVAYLDAEQVPICSNALYRRVTFRTLTSGHGTLYQMSDGDEAVRKARYNADQVVRELLAARQGTAPDEAAV, encoded by the coding sequence ATGCCAAGCATCTTTGCGGTCGCCAATCCGAAGGGAGGCAGCGGCAAAACGACCGTCGCGATCATCCTCGCCGGAGAGTTTGCACGCCATGGCTATGCGGTGGCGATCATCGACGCGGATCCACAAGGCTCGTCCTACCAATGGCATGCGTCAAGCATCGCACGCGGGATGACGCCACAGGGAATCGATCTGGTCCGTGCGGCCGATGAGGCGGCACTGGACGCGGCGATCGCCGATCTCGACCGCTACGACGTCGTGGTGATCGACACCCCCGGCTATTACGGCAATGTTCTGATCCAGTCGGCGCTTCGGGCCGATCTCGTAGTCCTGCCCTGCAAGGTCCATACGTTTGACGCCTCGCAAGTCGTGCGTACGATTCGCAATCTCGAACAGCATGCGGCTGCATCCGCCCTGCCGATGAGCCAACATCGCGTGCTGTTCAACGAATACGACAGTCTCGACCGCAACACGCGTCCATTGCGCGAGGTCGTCGCCTATCTCGATGCCGAACAGGTGCCGATCTGTTCAAACGCGCTCTACCGCCGTGTCACCTTTCGCACGCTGACCAGCGGGCACGGCACGCTTTACCAGATGAGTGACGGCGACGAGGCCGTTCGCAAAGCGCGCTACAATGCCGACCAGGTCGTGCGAGAGCTGCTCGCGGCACGCCAGGGCACAGCGCCAGACGAAGCGGCCGTTTGA
- a CDS encoding helix-turn-helix domain-containing protein, which translates to MRSAPCSSARFNVGRAGRRISARAYDCLLWAAGGKTDWEISIILGISKPTVTKHILSAREKLGAVTKAHAIAIALREMIIR; encoded by the coding sequence ATGCGCTCGGCACCTTGCTCCAGCGCCCGGTTCAACGTTGGTCGTGCAGGCCGGCGCATCTCGGCCCGCGCGTATGACTGCCTGCTCTGGGCGGCCGGAGGCAAAACCGACTGGGAGATCTCTATCATCCTCGGCATTTCGAAGCCGACGGTGACCAAACATATTCTGTCCGCGCGCGAAAAGCTCGGCGCTGTCACGAAGGCGCATGCGATCGCGATTGCCCTGCGCGAGATGATTATCCGATAG